A section of the Paramisgurnus dabryanus chromosome 4, PD_genome_1.1, whole genome shotgun sequence genome encodes:
- the qdprb.1 gene encoding dihydropteridine reductase, whose amino-acid sequence MATMEARKVIVYGGKGALGTACVHHFRAKNWWVASIDLNANEDANANVTVQMTESFTEQASQVTADVGELLGEEKVDAILCVAGGWAGGSAKAKALYKNADLMWKQSVWTSTICSHLATKHLREGGLLTLAGAKAALGPTTGCIGYGMAKAAVHQLCRSLSEEKSGLPHGSAAIAILPVTLDTPMNRKFMPDGDVSSWTPLEYITELFYKWTTGIDRPPSGTLMQLDTADGKTVATPVP is encoded by the exons ATGGCAACTATGGAAGCACGTAAAGTGATTGTTTACGGAGGTAAAGGAGCTCTGGGTACAGCATGTGTACATCACTTCAGAGCTAAAAACTGG tGGGTTGCCTCTATTGATCTTAATGCCAATGAAGATGCAAATGCCAACGTTACTGTTCAGATGACAGAGTCCTTCACTGAGCAGGCCAGCCAG GTGACAGCTGATGTCGGCGAGCTGTTGGGTGAAGAGAAGGTGGATGCCATCTTGTGTGTGGCCGGAGGTTGGGCAGGGGGCAGTGCCAAAGCCAAAG CTCTTTATAAGAATGCTGATCTGATGTGGAAGCAGAGTGTGTGGACCTCCACGATTTGCAGTCACCTAGCAACCAAACATCTGCGAGAAGGTGGGCTGCTAACACTGGCAGGGGCTAAAGCAGCACTGGGCCCAACGACAG GTTGTATTGGTTATGGTATGGCCAAAGCAGCAGTACACCAGTTGTGTCGGAGTCTAAGTGAAGAAAAAAGTGGTCTTCCCCATGGGTCCGCTGCAATAGCAATACTTCC aGTTACTTTGGATACGCCTATGAACAGGAAATTCATGCCAGATGGTGATGTCAGTTCTTGGACACCACTAGAGTACATAACAGA GTTATTCTATAAGTGGACTACAGGAATAGACAGACCTCCTTCAGGAACCCTGATGCAACTTGATACTGCAGATGGAAAGACGGTGGCTACACCAGTGCCATGA